A section of the Candidatus Rokuibacteriota bacterium genome encodes:
- a CDS encoding B12-binding domain-containing radical SAM protein, whose translation MEFLFIYPPNARQTHILPMGLAYIGAILMKAGHKVKALDIDAYRFSRQE comes from the coding sequence ATGGAATTCCTGTTCATCTATCCGCCGAATGCCCGCCAGACCCATATCCTGCCGATGGGGTTGGCCTACATCGGGGCGATCCTCATGAAGGCCGGGCACAAGGTGAAGGCCCTGGACATCGACGCCTACCGGTTCTCCCGCCAGGAGG